In Acanthopagrus latus isolate v.2019 chromosome 16, fAcaLat1.1, whole genome shotgun sequence, one DNA window encodes the following:
- the exd2 gene encoding exonuclease 3'-5' domain-containing protein 2 isoform X2, whose protein sequence is MSHRGPLTAVITTVLGATLGGLLIWRVYRTKRRKLPSVQKAADPVEAPCPVEKEFPAVEYQLTQTPLQAKELKAVECQTTQLPLLQIPSSEQLLGAKPVMVSSEEEWLQLWPLMQKELSVLPVLGLDCEWVSVKGRASAVSLLQMATYSGLCVLVRLQAFRSSLQTFPLSLMEVLRDPHILKVGVGCYEDGKRLTRDYGLSMTCTVDLRYLALRQRLTTVNNGLSLKSLAADLLNVSLDKSLALRCSDWEADQLTLEQMTYAARDAQVSIALFLHLLSLSSEAGPVLSSGCSYSELAARCQGLVDVPFRGRGDGEDKAADGERRRRTRKPPTYESPESGDQQVPDPRKNNKRKPLGVGYSARKSPLYDNCFLHAPDNQPLCTCDKKKAKWYLDKGIGVLQSEDPFVVRLLFEPSGRPDSQQDYYLTAKENLCVVCGKADSYIRKNIVPHEYRRHFPTEMKDHNSHDILLLCTSCHAASNVHDGFLKQQLAEEFSAPQGCEEGVRLLEDSDRRRVRSAARALLTAGEGLPEQRREELQTLIKSFLNTDEEQELTDEALQQAAGLETRIFNEAYIPHGLKVVRAHAERGLQGLMVLERRWRQHFLNTMRPRHLPPLWSVDHNHGKLLRKYGADLPIKLN, encoded by the exons ATGTCTCATCGAGGGCCTTTAACTGCTGTCATAACAACAGTATTAGGGGCCACTTTAGGAGGGCTGCTCATATGGCGAGTTTACCGAACGAAAAGGAGGAAGCTGCCTTCCGTTCAGAAGGCGGCTGATCCTGTGGAAGCTCCGTGTCCTGTGGAAAAGGAGTTTCCAGCCGTGGAGTATCAGCTCACCCAAACACCTCTCCAGGCGAAAGAGTTGAAGGCTGTGGAGTGTCAGACCACACAACTGCCGCTTCTGCAGATACCGTCTTCCGAACAGCTGCTTGGGGCGAAACCAGTGATGGTGAGCTCTGAGGAGGAGTGGCTGCAGCTGTGGCCACTGATGCAGAAGGAGCTGTCTGTCCTACCTGTGCTGGGGCTTGACTGTGAATGG GTTTCTGTGAAAGGCAGAGCCTCTGCGGTCTCTCTTTTACAGATGGCTACATATTCAGGTCTGTGTGTCCTGGTGAGGCTGCAGGCGTTTCGCAGCAGCCTGCAGACTTTCCCTCTCAGCTTAATGGAAGTCCTCCGAGACCCTCACATTTTGAAAGTCGGCGTCGGTTGCTATGAAGACGGAAAGCGTCTGACGCGTGACTACGGTCTGTCGATGACATGTACAGTTGACCTGCGCTACCTTGCCTTAAGACAAAG gCTAACTACAGTGAATAATGGCCTCAGTCTGAAGTCTCTGGCAGCAGATCTGTTGAATGTATCTCTAGATAAATCTCTGGCGCTGCGCTGCAGTGACTGGGAGGCAGATCAACTGACCCTGGAGCAG ATGACTTACGCTGCCAGAGATGCCCAAGTGTCCATCGCTCtcttccttcacctcctcaGCCTCAGCTCCGAAGCCGGTCCCGTTTTATCCAGCGGGTGTTCTTACTCTGAGTTGGCCGCCCGCTGCCAGGGCCTGGTGGACGTGCCCTTCAGAGGCCGAGGAGACGGAGAGGACAAAGCCgctgatggagagaggaggcggaggacgCGGAAACCACCCACTTATGAAAGCCCGGAGTCTGGAGATCAGCAAGTCCCAGACCCTCGAAAGAATAACAAGAGGAAACCGCTGGGTGTGGGCTATTCTGCCAG GAAAAGTCCTCTCTATGATAACTgcttcctccatgcaccagATAACCAGCCTCTGTGTACCTGCGACAAGAAGAAAGCCAAATGGTACCTAGATAAAGGAATAGGAG TTCTCCAGAGTGAAGATCCTTTTGTCGTGAGGTTGCTGTTTGAGCCGTCGGGACGTCCCGACTCCCAACAGGACTATTATCTCACGGCGAAGGAGAATCTGTGTGTGGTCTGTGGCAAAGCAGATTCCTACATCAG GAAAAACATTGTGCCGCATGAGTACAGACGGCATTTTCCCACCGAGATGAAGGACCACAACTCCCACGacatcctgctgctctgcaccaGCTGCCACGCCGCTTCTAACGTGCACGACGGCTtcctgaagcagcagctggctgaAGAGTTCTCCGCCCCTCAGGGTTGCGAGGAGGGAGTCCGCCTGCTGGAGGACTCGGACCGAAGGCGGGTTCGCTCGGCGGCTCGGGCTCTGCTCACCGCCGGGGAAGGACTGCCGGAGCAGCGAcgagaggagctgcagacttTGATCAAGAGCTTCCTCAACACGGACGAGGAGCAGGAGCTGACGGACGAGGCGCTGCAGCAGGCAGCCGGTTTGGAGACGAG gATCTTTAACGAGGCGTACATCCCTCACGGTCTGAAGGTGGTGCGAGCCCACGCCGAGCGGGGCCTGCAGGGCCTGATGGTCCTGGAGCGTCGCTGGAGGCAGCACTTCCTCAACACCATGCGCCCTcgtcacctccctcctctctggtcCGTCGACCACAACCACGGCAAGTTGCTCCGCAAATATGGAGCGGACCTGCCCATCAAACTCAACTGA
- the exd2 gene encoding exonuclease 3'-5' domain-containing protein 2 isoform X1 produces MSHRGPLTAVITTVLGATLGGLLIWRVYRTKRRKLPSVQKAADPVEAPCPVEKEFPAVEYQLTQTPLQAKELKAVECQTTQLPLLQIPSSEQLLGAKPVMVSSEEEWLQLWPLMQKELSVLPVLGLDCEWVKVAAVSVKGRASAVSLLQMATYSGLCVLVRLQAFRSSLQTFPLSLMEVLRDPHILKVGVGCYEDGKRLTRDYGLSMTCTVDLRYLALRQRLTTVNNGLSLKSLAADLLNVSLDKSLALRCSDWEADQLTLEQMTYAARDAQVSIALFLHLLSLSSEAGPVLSSGCSYSELAARCQGLVDVPFRGRGDGEDKAADGERRRRTRKPPTYESPESGDQQVPDPRKNNKRKPLGVGYSARKSPLYDNCFLHAPDNQPLCTCDKKKAKWYLDKGIGVLQSEDPFVVRLLFEPSGRPDSQQDYYLTAKENLCVVCGKADSYIRKNIVPHEYRRHFPTEMKDHNSHDILLLCTSCHAASNVHDGFLKQQLAEEFSAPQGCEEGVRLLEDSDRRRVRSAARALLTAGEGLPEQRREELQTLIKSFLNTDEEQELTDEALQQAAGLETRIFNEAYIPHGLKVVRAHAERGLQGLMVLERRWRQHFLNTMRPRHLPPLWSVDHNHGKLLRKYGADLPIKLN; encoded by the exons ATGTCTCATCGAGGGCCTTTAACTGCTGTCATAACAACAGTATTAGGGGCCACTTTAGGAGGGCTGCTCATATGGCGAGTTTACCGAACGAAAAGGAGGAAGCTGCCTTCCGTTCAGAAGGCGGCTGATCCTGTGGAAGCTCCGTGTCCTGTGGAAAAGGAGTTTCCAGCCGTGGAGTATCAGCTCACCCAAACACCTCTCCAGGCGAAAGAGTTGAAGGCTGTGGAGTGTCAGACCACACAACTGCCGCTTCTGCAGATACCGTCTTCCGAACAGCTGCTTGGGGCGAAACCAGTGATGGTGAGCTCTGAGGAGGAGTGGCTGCAGCTGTGGCCACTGATGCAGAAGGAGCTGTCTGTCCTACCTGTGCTGGGGCTTGACTGTGAATGGGTAAAAGTCGCCGCC GTTTCTGTGAAAGGCAGAGCCTCTGCGGTCTCTCTTTTACAGATGGCTACATATTCAGGTCTGTGTGTCCTGGTGAGGCTGCAGGCGTTTCGCAGCAGCCTGCAGACTTTCCCTCTCAGCTTAATGGAAGTCCTCCGAGACCCTCACATTTTGAAAGTCGGCGTCGGTTGCTATGAAGACGGAAAGCGTCTGACGCGTGACTACGGTCTGTCGATGACATGTACAGTTGACCTGCGCTACCTTGCCTTAAGACAAAG gCTAACTACAGTGAATAATGGCCTCAGTCTGAAGTCTCTGGCAGCAGATCTGTTGAATGTATCTCTAGATAAATCTCTGGCGCTGCGCTGCAGTGACTGGGAGGCAGATCAACTGACCCTGGAGCAG ATGACTTACGCTGCCAGAGATGCCCAAGTGTCCATCGCTCtcttccttcacctcctcaGCCTCAGCTCCGAAGCCGGTCCCGTTTTATCCAGCGGGTGTTCTTACTCTGAGTTGGCCGCCCGCTGCCAGGGCCTGGTGGACGTGCCCTTCAGAGGCCGAGGAGACGGAGAGGACAAAGCCgctgatggagagaggaggcggaggacgCGGAAACCACCCACTTATGAAAGCCCGGAGTCTGGAGATCAGCAAGTCCCAGACCCTCGAAAGAATAACAAGAGGAAACCGCTGGGTGTGGGCTATTCTGCCAG GAAAAGTCCTCTCTATGATAACTgcttcctccatgcaccagATAACCAGCCTCTGTGTACCTGCGACAAGAAGAAAGCCAAATGGTACCTAGATAAAGGAATAGGAG TTCTCCAGAGTGAAGATCCTTTTGTCGTGAGGTTGCTGTTTGAGCCGTCGGGACGTCCCGACTCCCAACAGGACTATTATCTCACGGCGAAGGAGAATCTGTGTGTGGTCTGTGGCAAAGCAGATTCCTACATCAG GAAAAACATTGTGCCGCATGAGTACAGACGGCATTTTCCCACCGAGATGAAGGACCACAACTCCCACGacatcctgctgctctgcaccaGCTGCCACGCCGCTTCTAACGTGCACGACGGCTtcctgaagcagcagctggctgaAGAGTTCTCCGCCCCTCAGGGTTGCGAGGAGGGAGTCCGCCTGCTGGAGGACTCGGACCGAAGGCGGGTTCGCTCGGCGGCTCGGGCTCTGCTCACCGCCGGGGAAGGACTGCCGGAGCAGCGAcgagaggagctgcagacttTGATCAAGAGCTTCCTCAACACGGACGAGGAGCAGGAGCTGACGGACGAGGCGCTGCAGCAGGCAGCCGGTTTGGAGACGAG gATCTTTAACGAGGCGTACATCCCTCACGGTCTGAAGGTGGTGCGAGCCCACGCCGAGCGGGGCCTGCAGGGCCTGATGGTCCTGGAGCGTCGCTGGAGGCAGCACTTCCTCAACACCATGCGCCCTcgtcacctccctcctctctggtcCGTCGACCACAACCACGGCAAGTTGCTCCGCAAATATGGAGCGGACCTGCCCATCAAACTCAACTGA
- the numb gene encoding protein numb homolog isoform X1 produces MNKLRQSFRRKKDVYVPESSRPHQWQTDEEAVRSGKCSFAVKYLGHVEVEESRGMHICEDAVKRLKTDRKFFKGFFAKAGKKPVRAVLWVSADGLRVVDDKTKDLILDQTIEKVSFCAPDRNFERAFSYICRDGTTRRWICHCFMAIKDSGERLSHAVGCAFAACLERKQKREKECGVTATFDANRTTFTREGSFRVTTATEAAEREEVMRQLQDAKNAETDVNVAGNSTMGVTNSAAHQTGGSPSPSSSPPPSLATLGPQAIPRRHAPADVIARQGSFRGFPVLSQKTSPFKRQLSLRMNELPSTMQRKSDFPMKNTVPEVEGESDSISSLCTQITSAFSGPPEDPFSSAPMPKPASSPQSPVAPVNGTAPAFSVPAAATANPTVLPPALPARDTNPWAKTPAGAPASAQPGSNWSSPTPVIVVPPTSSPVMPSHKRTPSEADRWLEEVTKSVRAPQPNPNMAAATPPNQPFTAPMPVPVASAPSVPPVAFMSSLPSTVPMLPPRQPAFHSQAPASYPMPNGLPFPQPSVPVVGITPSQMVAHVFGSATQPQPFPVPASTTPQHDAQAVANVSPFIKPPQATAMNPAPLQPSNGSVTFNGADSWAASSQLAPSSPATQPLPPPQEDAFEAQWAALEGRSRQRTTPSPTNPFSTELHKTFEIQL; encoded by the exons GACAGGAAATTCTTCAAAGGATTCTTTGCAAAA GCTGGGAAGAAGCCAGTGCGAGCCGTGTTGTGGGTGTCGGCAGACGGTCTTCGCGTTGTAGACGACAAAACAAAG GACTTGATTCTGGACCAGACAATAGAGAAGGTGTCATTCTGCGCTCCGGATCGTAACTTTGAGAGGGCGTTCTCTTACATCTGCAGAGACGGCACCACGCGACGCTGGATCTGTCATTGTTTTATGGCCATTAAAGACTCA GGCGAGCGTCTCAGTCACGCTGTGGGTTGTGCATTTGCCGCCTGTCTGGAGCGAAAACAGAAACGGGAGAAGGAGTGTGGGGTCACGGCAACCTTTGACGCCAACAGAACCACTTTCACTCGTGAAGGCTCATTTCGTGTTACTACGGCAACAGAGGCGGCAGAACGGGAGGAAGTCATGAGGCAGCTACAGGATGCTAAAAATG cagagacagatgttAATGTTGCTGGAAACTCGACCATGGGTGTGACGAACTCTGCGGCACACCAGACGGGAGGCTCACCATCCCCCTCGTCTTCCCCGCCTCCCTCTCTGGCCACCCTGGGACCCCAGGCGATACCACGCAGACACGCACCGGCCGATGTTATCGCCAGACAGGGCTCCTTCAGGGGCTTCCCGGTCCTCAGTCAGAAGACTTCTCCCTTCAAACGACAGCTGTCACTGCGAATGAACGAGCTGCCCTCCACCATGCAGCGCAAGTCTGACTTCCCCATGAAGAACACAG TCCCGGAGGTAGAAGGAGAAAGCGACAGCATCAGCTCGCTGTGCACGCAGATCACATCGGCTTTCAGTGGACCCCCGGAGGACCCCTTCTCCTCGGCACCAATGCCCAAACCAGCTTCATCCCCACAGTCTCCTGTCGCACCAG TGAACGGCACAGCTCCCGCCTtctctgttcctgctgctgctactgctaaCCCCACAGTTCTGCCCCCCGCTCTGCCTGCTCGAGACACTAACCCCTGGGCTAAGACCCCAGCAGGGGCCCCGGCCTCGGCACAGCCAG GAAGTAACTGGTCATCCCCTACTCCAGTGATAGTGGTCCCCCCCACATCCTCCCCAGTCATGCCCTCCCACAAACGCACACCATCAGAAGCAGATCGCTGGTTAGAAGAAGTTACGAAGTCGGTCCGTGCCCCGCAGCCTAATCCAAACATGGCAGCAGCGACGCCACCCAACCAGCCGTTCACAGCCCCCATGCCGGTGCCTGTGGCGTCTGCTCCCTCTGTTCCCCCGGTGGCCTTCAtgtcctctctgccctccaccGTGCCCATGTTGCCCCCTCGCCAGCCCGCCTTCCACTCTCAGGCTCCAGCCTCCTACCCGATGCCGAACGGGCTGCCGTTCCCTCAGCCCAGCGTGCCTGTGGTTGGCATCACTCCCTCACAGATGGTGGCTCATGTGTTCGGCTCCGCCACGCAACCCCAGCCATTCCCCGTCCCGGCCTCCACCACACCCCAGCATGATGCCCAGGCTGTCGCCAACGTCAGCCCGTTTATCAAACCCCCACAGGCCACAGCAATGAACCCTGCTCCCCTCCAGCCATCTAATGGTAGTGTGACCTTCAATGGGGCAGACAGCTGGGCTGCTTCGTCCCAACTCGCTCCATCATCCCCAGCCACTCAGCCCCTCCCACCGCCGCAGGAAGATGCCTTTGAGGCCCAGTGGGCAGCATTGGAGGGCCGTTCACGCCAGCGCACCACACCCTCTCCGACAAATCCCTTCTCCACTGAGCTGCACAAGACCTTTGAGATCCAGCTCTGA